A part of Saccharomonospora amisosensis genomic DNA contains:
- a CDS encoding PfaD family polyunsaturated fatty acid/polyketide biosynthesis protein, producing the protein MTAAQALARTPGELYGVLAELAAPCYVLDHGGAAATTDERAARAAGARVLAAAPPVAPERLGSPEFRRDHGVRYAYMSGAMANGIASERLVVAMAKAGHLASYGAASSVPDTVDAALDTISRQVAGAPFACNLIHSPSEPAMERSTVDLCLRHRVRCVEASAFLDLTPQIVRYRAAGLSRGADGSVHIGHRVVAKVSRAEVAERFLRPAPEETLRELVSAGAITGEQAELARTVPMADDITAEADSGGHTDRRPLTVLLPELIRARDAVQADLGYRRPVRVGAAGGIGTPDAAYAAFAMGAAYVVTGSINQAAVESGQSAAVKRLLATADVADCEMAPSSDMFELGVDVQVLKRGTLFASRAKKLYELYRSCAGVDDIPAEQRAELEAKVFRRPLADVWQETVAYFAERDPAQIERAQDDPKRRMALTFRWYLGLSSRWSMTGDPERSADYQVWCGPAMGAFNAWASGTYLAPVENRNVAELAGQLMRGAAFAGRVAALRVAGVRLPTACARYRPVPSTGQIGEIP; encoded by the coding sequence ATGACCGCGGCGCAGGCCCTCGCCAGAACCCCCGGCGAGCTCTACGGGGTGCTGGCCGAGCTCGCGGCGCCGTGCTACGTGCTCGATCACGGTGGCGCGGCGGCGACCACCGACGAACGCGCGGCGAGAGCGGCCGGTGCCAGGGTGCTGGCCGCGGCCCCGCCGGTGGCGCCCGAGCGCCTGGGCTCCCCGGAGTTCCGGCGTGACCACGGCGTGCGTTACGCCTACATGAGCGGTGCCATGGCCAACGGCATCGCATCGGAGCGGCTCGTCGTCGCGATGGCGAAGGCAGGCCACCTGGCCTCCTACGGCGCGGCCTCGAGCGTCCCGGACACCGTCGACGCCGCGCTCGACACCATCAGCAGGCAGGTCGCGGGTGCGCCGTTCGCCTGCAACCTCATCCACAGCCCGAGCGAGCCCGCGATGGAACGGTCCACCGTGGACCTGTGCCTTCGGCACCGGGTGAGGTGTGTCGAGGCATCGGCCTTCCTCGACCTCACGCCGCAGATCGTGCGCTACCGCGCCGCCGGTCTCAGCCGCGGTGCGGACGGCAGTGTCCACATCGGGCACCGCGTGGTCGCCAAGGTGTCCAGGGCCGAGGTGGCCGAACGGTTCCTCCGGCCCGCCCCCGAGGAGACCCTGCGCGAACTGGTCTCGGCCGGTGCCATCACCGGTGAGCAGGCTGAGCTGGCCCGCACCGTTCCCATGGCCGACGACATCACCGCCGAGGCCGACTCGGGCGGGCACACCGACCGTCGCCCGCTCACCGTGCTACTGCCCGAGCTGATCAGGGCGCGTGACGCCGTGCAGGCCGACCTCGGTTACCGCAGGCCGGTACGCGTCGGCGCCGCGGGCGGGATCGGCACCCCCGACGCCGCCTACGCGGCCTTCGCGATGGGCGCCGCCTACGTCGTCACCGGCTCCATCAACCAGGCCGCCGTCGAGTCGGGCCAGTCGGCGGCGGTCAAGCGGCTGCTCGCCACCGCCGACGTCGCCGACTGCGAGATGGCCCCGTCCTCCGACATGTTCGAGCTCGGCGTCGACGTGCAGGTGCTCAAACGCGGCACGCTGTTCGCCAGTAGAGCCAAGAAGCTCTACGAGCTGTACCGCTCGTGCGCCGGAGTCGACGACATCCCGGCCGAACAGCGGGCCGAGCTGGAGGCCAAGGTGTTCCGGCGCCCGCTGGCCGACGTGTGGCAGGAGACCGTGGCCTACTTCGCCGAGCGGGACCCTGCCCAGATTGAGCGGGCGCAGGACGACCCGAAGCGGAGGATGGCGCTCACCTTCCGCTGGTACCTCGGCCTGTCGTCGCGGTGGAGCATGACCGGCGATCCCGAACGGTCTGCGGACTACCAGGTGTGGTGCGGCCCCGCCATGGGCGCGTTCAACGCCTGGGCATCGGGCACCTACCTCGCACCGGTCGAGAACCGCAACGTCGCGGAGCTGGCCGGGCAGCTCATGCGCGGCGCTGCCTTCGCGGGCAGGGTCGCCGCGTTGCGTGTCGCGGGCGTACGGCTGCCGACGGCCTGCGCCCGCTACCGCCCGGTTCCCTCCACCGGGCAGATTGGAGAGATCCCGTGA
- a CDS encoding acetyl-CoA carboxylase biotin carboxylase subunit, with the protein MVDTVLIANRGEIALRIARTCRRLGLRTVAVYSTADRDSGVVRFADEAVHIGPPAPKRSYLSIPAIIEAARRTGADAIHPGYGFLSENPDFAEVCEDEGLVFVGPPAQVMHRLGDKAMARALMVDAGLPLLPGVTSAVEQAADAEELADDIGYPVIIKAVAGGGGRGMRVVRDRADLAAAYHQTRAGAQAVFGDGRVYVERYLESARHVEVQVLADRYGDAVHLGARDCSVQRRHQKLVEESPAPGLAPGGLAELGEAAVKAARMAGYVGAGTFEFLVDAHGRYYFMEVNCRLQVEHPVTELVTGLDLVAEQLRIASGEQLGYAQRDITVRGCAIECRVNAEDPARGFAPAAGQVTEFIPPGGPFVRVDTHLTSGYRIPADYDSLLAKVVVWGGDRETAIASMRAALSELVVRGPGVATTAPFLRELLADSRFAAATHDTSLVGTVLFGSAA; encoded by the coding sequence ATGGTGGACACGGTGCTCATCGCCAACCGCGGCGAGATCGCACTGCGCATCGCGCGCACGTGCCGCAGGCTGGGGCTGCGGACGGTCGCCGTGTACTCGACGGCTGACCGCGACTCCGGCGTCGTCCGCTTCGCCGACGAGGCGGTGCACATCGGCCCGCCCGCGCCCAAGCGCAGCTACCTCAGCATTCCGGCGATCATCGAGGCCGCGCGCAGGACCGGAGCCGACGCCATTCACCCCGGTTACGGTTTCTTGTCTGAGAACCCCGACTTCGCAGAGGTGTGCGAGGACGAGGGGCTGGTCTTCGTGGGGCCGCCCGCTCAGGTTATGCACAGGCTCGGTGACAAGGCGATGGCCAGGGCGCTGATGGTGGACGCAGGCCTGCCACTGCTGCCGGGAGTCACGTCGGCCGTGGAGCAGGCCGCCGACGCCGAGGAACTGGCGGACGACATCGGCTACCCGGTGATCATCAAGGCGGTTGCCGGCGGTGGCGGTCGGGGCATGCGCGTGGTTCGCGACCGGGCGGATCTCGCCGCGGCGTACCACCAGACGCGCGCGGGTGCGCAAGCTGTCTTCGGCGACGGCAGAGTCTACGTCGAACGTTACCTCGAGTCGGCGCGGCACGTGGAGGTCCAGGTGCTCGCCGACCGCTACGGCGACGCCGTGCACCTCGGTGCCCGTGACTGCTCGGTGCAGCGCAGGCATCAGAAACTCGTCGAGGAGTCGCCCGCGCCCGGGCTCGCCCCCGGCGGCCTCGCCGAGCTCGGCGAGGCCGCGGTCAAGGCCGCGCGCATGGCGGGCTACGTCGGAGCTGGAACGTTCGAGTTCCTCGTTGACGCGCACGGACGGTACTACTTCATGGAGGTCAACTGCAGGCTCCAGGTCGAGCACCCGGTGACGGAACTGGTGACCGGGCTCGACCTCGTGGCCGAGCAGTTGCGGATCGCGAGTGGTGAGCAGCTGGGCTACGCACAGCGGGACATCACCGTGCGGGGCTGTGCCATCGAGTGCCGCGTCAACGCCGAGGACCCCGCGCGTGGTTTCGCGCCCGCCGCGGGCCAGGTCACGGAGTTCATCCCTCCGGGAGGGCCTTTCGTGCGCGTGGACACCCACCTGACGAGCGGCTACCGCATTCCCGCGGACTACGATTCCCTGCTCGCCAAAGTGGTGGTGTGGGGCGGCGATCGGGAGACGGCGATCGCGTCGATGCGAGCCGCGCTGAGTGAGCTGGTGGTGCGTGGGCCCGGGGTGGCGACCACGGCGCCGTTTCTGCGGGAGCTGCTCGCCGATTCCCGGTTCGCGGCAGCGACGCACGACACCTCGCTAGTGGGGACCGTGCTGTTCGGGAGCGCGGCGTGA
- a CDS encoding IS5 family transposase translates to MILSQRLVPDDLWVLVEPLIPPARERPQGGGRARTDPRAVFTAIVFVLTSGCAWRHLPPSFGVSVPTAHRTFTEWTEAGLWRQVHQSVLDELGGQGLIDWSRAVLDGAPVRAKWGQSDRSESGRSRQARFEDPRAVRPGRLAVDGRDLRGQHPRQSRAQATGQRAAGDPIPPGPRRRKPAKLHADKAYDIPALRDWLRQRQIIPRIARKSIESTDKLGKHRWVIERSIAWLTGYRRLTLRYEHKPGQPLSRHKASALLPRANVFSHGRPRGRAESADHFGDHFLMAVTQQPSRRAMNSIQRVDGPFAASSTSRGRKPMTPPEQGTPTGQRRAIPSTS, encoded by the coding sequence ATGATCTTGTCGCAACGGTTGGTGCCCGACGATCTGTGGGTGTTGGTGGAACCGCTGATCCCACCGGCGAGGGAGCGTCCGCAGGGTGGGGGCCGGGCGCGGACCGATCCAAGGGCGGTGTTCACGGCAATTGTGTTCGTATTGACCAGCGGTTGTGCGTGGCGGCACTTGCCGCCGTCGTTCGGGGTGTCGGTACCCACGGCGCATCGGACGTTCACGGAGTGGACCGAGGCGGGGCTGTGGCGGCAGGTGCACCAGTCGGTGCTGGACGAACTGGGTGGCCAAGGGTTGATCGACTGGTCGCGTGCGGTCCTGGACGGAGCGCCCGTCAGGGCGAAATGGGGGCAGTCTGACCGGTCCGAGTCCGGTCGGTCGCGGCAAGCCCGGTTCGAAGATCCACGTGCCGTCCGACCGGGCCGGCTTGCCGTTGACGGTCGGGATCTCCGCGGCCAGCACCCACGACAGTCACGCGCTCAAGCCACTGGTCAACGCGCTGCCGGCGATCCGATCCCGCCAGGACCCCGGCGTCGGAAACCGGCCAAGCTGCACGCGGACAAGGCCTACGACATCCCCGCCCTGCGCGACTGGCTGCGTCAGCGTCAAATCATCCCGCGCATCGCCCGCAAAAGCATCGAATCCACCGACAAACTCGGCAAACACCGCTGGGTGATCGAACGGTCCATCGCCTGGCTGACCGGCTACCGGCGCCTGACCCTCCGCTACGAACACAAACCCGGCCAACCACTTAGCAGGCACAAGGCTTCCGCCCTTCTGCCACGCGCTAATGTTTTCAGCCACGGCAGGCCCAGGGGTCGCGCTGAGTCCGCTGACCACTTCGGGGACCACTTCCTCATGGCCGTTACGCAGCAACCCTCACGGCGGGCTATGAACTCTATACAGCGGGTGGACGGGCCGTTTGCCGCCTCATCGACTTCACGCGGGCGCAAGCCGATGACACCACCGGAGCAGGGAACACCAACGGGTCAGCGGCGAGCGATACCTTCAACGTCATAG
- a CDS encoding RHS repeat domain-containing protein, producing the protein MTSREPPTRPDHTLGDGRLRTATSYDPAGRPTSTTDFRDGDRIRSEHTTYDQLDNPVRVIGRNADWSVHTDVEVGYDPLGRETSETIHTGKESLVTLINRDEAGLVLSEVDPRGTATGADPAQFTTSYTYDGIGRQVTATAPPVEVESGGQQPTTATPVTTTGYDAAGRVTSTTDALNQTTTYGYDELGNQRRRTDPPALYGQAGVAAWAEQAEAVNAGQVQRDRHCPPCPARAGVGSCAVGMVSAGVQGDIHHRRRRLRPRAAPAAVGATGVVAGCVS; encoded by the coding sequence GTGACCTCGCGCGAACCACCGACGCGGCCGGATCACACCTTGGGCGACGGGCGCTTGCGGACAGCCACCTCCTACGACCCGGCCGGCAGGCCGACGTCCACAACAGACTTCCGCGACGGCGACCGGATTCGCTCGGAGCACACCACCTACGACCAGCTGGACAACCCGGTGCGGGTCATCGGGCGCAACGCCGACTGGTCCGTGCACACCGACGTCGAGGTCGGCTACGACCCGCTCGGTCGGGAGACATCCGAGACCATCCACACCGGAAAGGAATCTCTGGTCACCCTCATCAACCGCGACGAGGCCGGGCTGGTGCTGTCCGAGGTCGACCCGCGTGGCACCGCCACCGGAGCCGACCCCGCGCAGTTCACCACCAGCTACACATACGACGGGATCGGCAGGCAAGTCACAGCCACGGCACCTCCCGTGGAGGTCGAGTCGGGAGGTCAGCAGCCCACCACCGCCACACCGGTGACCACCACCGGCTACGACGCCGCGGGCCGGGTCACCAGCACCACCGACGCGCTCAACCAGACCACCACCTACGGCTACGACGAACTGGGCAACCAGCGCCGACGCACCGATCCGCCCGCCCTCTACGGCCAGGCCGGCGTGGCCGCCTGGGCCGAGCAGGCCGAGGCCGTGAACGCGGGCCAGGTCCAGCGCGACCGCCACTGTCCTCCGTGCCCCGCCCGCGCCGGTGTTGGTTCTTGCGCTGTCGGCATGGTGAGTGCTGGTGTCCAGGGCGATATCCACCACCGGCGCCGACGGTTGCGGCCCCGCGCCGCTCCCGCAGCTGTGGGCGCGACGGGAGTGGTGGCCGGGTGTGTGTCCTGA
- a CDS encoding MarR family transcriptional regulator has protein sequence MRARSSRSAPRADVGVTASLLVLGHQAARVLEHHLSPTGLGAGEAVLLLALRRGALTMTGVMTTLHIKASTATSLVNRLETLGFVRRSRNPRDRRSLLVELTDDGIQCAGRVLPAFEAVDSALAGSAQDLTLARVSLVLDQLSADG, from the coding sequence ATGAGGGCTCGATCTTCTCGCTCCGCGCCACGGGCCGACGTTGGGGTGACCGCCTCACTCCTTGTCCTTGGACACCAGGCCGCACGCGTACTCGAGCATCACCTCTCGCCAACCGGGCTAGGGGCGGGGGAAGCCGTTCTGCTGCTCGCGCTGAGAAGGGGAGCGCTGACGATGACAGGGGTCATGACGACCTTGCACATCAAGGCATCCACCGCCACCAGCCTTGTGAACCGCCTGGAGACGCTCGGCTTCGTCCGTAGGTCCCGCAATCCAAGAGATCGACGGTCCCTCTTGGTCGAGCTGACAGACGACGGCATTCAATGTGCCGGGAGGGTGCTACCTGCGTTTGAGGCCGTGGACAGTGCCTTGGCCGGCTCGGCTCAGGACCTGACCCTTGCGCGCGTGAGCCTGGTACTCGACCAGTTGAGTGCAGATGGCTAG
- a CDS encoding beta-hydroxydecanoyl-ACP dehydratase, with amino-acid sequence MTTTFDDALAFDGEAFDALAPLTAPEARAAAPAATPGAAGGGHVLRRIRESVVAAHASALGAQEALQRLRIARIAVATPEAVPPQRRRVFLATAQRTDSHGLAVLSTSMDRLAPRELPAPATTEGAFKPLARTAATRLGHAELEKLREGDMAGVFGAAYDQRGDNPQVRLLSTTQGLVTDVLGVDRGAGRWNRGALRARCVLPGAPSDPVAAVLEAVAQAAQVFALQAGLHLCFADAAFEFGPAEVELTEALPDAPAELSIEVSDVDMIPRPWLTAEAELTVSGVVAARVHGLRLEVRERPGVPVGPETGGVVPRFLGRRNAQGEPALLGEFHMIHSSRGDLAIILGPEFAHYAGRRATRMPSGGLRLCDRLMTVEGTRHQLQAGRAVSEYDSPADCWYYLESANASMPNVIYMETSLQSALLLGYYLGATLTDPQEDYSLRNLDGTATVLREVDLRDCTIQQRSELLSTSVLSGAVLQSFSYELSVDGEPFYRGESLFGFFSEQALANQTGLDGGGYVPTWLERQLVTPPVRTIEVGARGPHGPARNTGHLHLLDHVQVVDDGGDYGRGYLRAVRPVREDDWFFRRHFHLDPVMPGSLGVEAVIQAMQEWLVDSGLAADLPEPEFVLPAGVPMTWRYRGQILATDKEMTLEVHLKDVRADHERVTVIGDASVWKPGMRIYHLENVAVELRGARS; translated from the coding sequence ATGACCACCACCTTCGACGACGCCCTCGCCTTCGACGGCGAGGCCTTCGACGCCCTCGCCCCGCTGACCGCCCCCGAGGCGCGCGCCGCGGCACCCGCCGCCACACCCGGAGCTGCCGGTGGCGGCCATGTCCTGCGCCGGATCCGCGAGAGCGTCGTCGCCGCCCACGCCTCGGCGCTCGGCGCCCAGGAGGCGCTGCAGCGGCTGCGTATCGCCCGGATCGCGGTCGCCACCCCCGAGGCGGTCCCACCGCAGCGGCGACGGGTGTTCCTGGCGACGGCGCAGCGCACGGACAGCCATGGCCTCGCCGTGCTGTCGACCTCGATGGACAGGCTCGCGCCGCGCGAGCTGCCCGCGCCCGCCACCACAGAGGGCGCGTTCAAACCCCTCGCCCGCACCGCGGCGACCCGGCTGGGCCACGCCGAACTGGAGAAGCTGCGTGAAGGTGACATGGCGGGGGTGTTCGGCGCGGCCTACGACCAGCGCGGCGACAATCCCCAGGTCCGGCTGCTGAGCACCACGCAAGGGCTGGTGACCGATGTGCTCGGCGTCGACCGCGGGGCAGGCAGGTGGAACCGCGGCGCGCTGCGGGCGCGCTGCGTGCTGCCCGGTGCGCCCAGCGACCCGGTGGCGGCAGTGCTGGAGGCCGTCGCCCAGGCCGCGCAGGTGTTCGCGCTTCAGGCGGGGCTGCACCTGTGCTTCGCCGATGCCGCATTCGAGTTCGGTCCCGCCGAGGTCGAGCTCACCGAGGCGCTGCCGGACGCTCCGGCCGAGCTGAGCATCGAGGTGTCCGACGTGGACATGATCCCCCGGCCCTGGCTCACCGCCGAGGCGGAGCTGACCGTATCGGGGGTCGTCGCGGCCAGAGTGCACGGGTTGCGGCTGGAAGTCAGAGAGCGGCCGGGCGTGCCGGTGGGACCCGAGACCGGCGGCGTGGTGCCGCGGTTCCTCGGCCGCCGCAACGCCCAGGGTGAACCGGCCCTGCTCGGTGAGTTCCACATGATCCACAGCTCGCGGGGAGACCTGGCCATCATCCTCGGGCCCGAGTTCGCCCACTATGCGGGTAGGCGCGCCACCCGCATGCCCAGCGGCGGTCTGCGCCTTTGCGACCGGCTCATGACAGTGGAAGGCACGCGCCACCAGCTGCAGGCGGGACGTGCCGTCAGCGAGTACGACTCGCCGGCCGACTGCTGGTACTACCTGGAGTCGGCCAACGCGTCGATGCCCAACGTCATCTACATGGAAACGTCGCTGCAGTCGGCGCTGCTGCTCGGCTACTACCTCGGGGCGACCCTGACCGACCCGCAGGAGGACTACAGCCTGCGCAACCTCGACGGCACAGCCACCGTGCTGCGCGAGGTCGACCTGCGGGACTGCACGATCCAGCAGCGTTCCGAGCTGCTGAGCACCAGCGTCCTGAGCGGTGCGGTGCTGCAGAGCTTCTCCTACGAGCTCAGCGTCGACGGCGAACCGTTCTACCGGGGCGAGTCGCTGTTCGGGTTTTTCTCCGAGCAGGCGCTGGCCAATCAGACCGGTCTCGACGGCGGCGGGTACGTGCCGACCTGGCTGGAACGCCAGCTCGTCACCCCGCCCGTACGGACCATCGAGGTCGGAGCGCGCGGGCCGCATGGTCCGGCCCGCAACACCGGTCACCTGCACCTGCTCGATCATGTGCAGGTCGTCGATGACGGTGGCGACTACGGCCGAGGCTACCTACGCGCCGTGCGCCCGGTGCGCGAGGACGACTGGTTCTTCCGTCGCCACTTCCATCTCGACCCGGTGATGCCCGGCTCGCTCGGGGTGGAGGCGGTGATCCAGGCGATGCAGGAGTGGCTCGTCGACTCCGGTCTTGCCGCGGACCTGCCTGAGCCGGAGTTCGTGCTGCCCGCCGGTGTGCCCATGACGTGGCGCTACCGGGGTCAGATTCTGGCCACCGACAAGGAGATGACGTTGGAGGTGCACCTCAAGGACGTGCGTGCCGACCACGAGCGGGTCACCGTCATCGGCGACGCGAGTGTGTGGAAGCCGGGTATGCGTATCTACCACCTGGAGAACGTGGCTGTGGAGCTCCGCGGAGCGCGGTCATGA
- a CDS encoding acetyl-CoA carboxylase biotin carboxyl carrier protein, producing MTTNPEPAERLLFALRDNVVALATQTPHPPSWIRVAVGDTALELSWDGVPNPVQVPEHAAPPETEAAAQEEPDEQGEGTQHIEAPTVGVFYRAPEPGATPFVSVGDTVTAGQQVGIVEAMKLMIPVLADRAGRVTEILVPDATPVEYGEPLLAWVPVGAG from the coding sequence GTGACCACCAACCCCGAACCCGCCGAGCGTCTCCTGTTCGCCTTGCGCGACAACGTGGTCGCGCTCGCTACCCAGACACCCCACCCGCCTAGCTGGATCAGGGTGGCCGTGGGCGACACGGCACTGGAGCTGTCCTGGGACGGCGTCCCCAACCCGGTCCAGGTTCCCGAGCACGCCGCGCCGCCGGAGACCGAGGCCGCCGCACAGGAGGAGCCTGACGAGCAGGGGGAGGGCACCCAGCACATCGAGGCCCCCACCGTCGGCGTGTTCTACCGTGCGCCCGAGCCCGGTGCGACGCCGTTCGTGTCCGTCGGCGACACGGTCACCGCCGGCCAGCAGGTCGGGATCGTCGAGGCGATGAAGCTGATGATCCCGGTGCTGGCCGACCGCGCGGGGCGGGTCACGGAGATCCTCGTCCCCGACGCCACGCCCGTCGAGTACGGGGAGCCACTGCTGGCCTGGGTTCCGGTGGGAGCCGGCTGA
- the accD gene encoding acetyl-CoA carboxylase, carboxyltransferase subunit beta, giving the protein MTTRQGSVWLLCPGCGEMIYGRSFDRADKVCPLCGHHAALNAPQRLAQLLDEGSMRVLDHTIPDSDPLGFADTEPYPERLRKARIRTGLDEAAVCARGAIEGHPVIVAVLDFRFLGGSLSAAVGEAITQAAEQALRERTPLVLVTASGGARMQEGVLALMQMAKTSQALGQLDEAGVLTVTIVTDPTFGGVAASFATLSDVIIAEPGARLGFAGRRVIEQTIRESLPADFQTAEFLLEHGIVDAIRPRHELRSTLARLLSAATRSGAAHAGAREPATALVTDPGELADRHPWETVRAARSLDRPSTLDYIGMLVSEFVELHGDRLGSDCPAVVGGVGYLADVPIVVIGTQKGHTAAELTERGYGMPSPAGYRKAARLMRLAAKLGLPVVTLIDTAGAHPGADAERNGQSVAIAENLRLMAGLPVPTVAVVIGEGGSGGALALAVTNQVLMCSNAVYSVISPEGCASILWKDTEAAPRAAEALRVDARSLLELGVIDGVVPEPHGGSGADHAAAASALREALTGVLHELMPLDAMTIVVDRRARFRRFGMAPNVEDAQDIEDAEQRETA; this is encoded by the coding sequence GTGACCACCAGGCAAGGCTCGGTTTGGCTGCTCTGCCCCGGCTGCGGGGAGATGATCTACGGCCGCAGCTTCGACCGCGCGGACAAAGTGTGCCCCCTGTGCGGCCACCACGCGGCACTCAACGCCCCCCAACGGCTCGCCCAGTTGCTCGACGAAGGCTCCATGCGGGTACTCGACCACACGATCCCCGACAGCGACCCACTCGGGTTCGCCGACACTGAGCCCTATCCGGAACGCCTGCGCAAGGCGCGGATCCGCACCGGGCTCGACGAGGCGGCCGTGTGCGCGCGCGGCGCCATCGAAGGCCATCCGGTCATCGTGGCCGTGCTGGATTTCCGCTTCCTCGGCGGCAGCCTCAGCGCCGCCGTGGGCGAGGCGATCACGCAGGCCGCCGAGCAGGCGTTGCGAGAACGCACCCCGCTGGTGCTCGTCACCGCCTCAGGTGGTGCCCGCATGCAGGAAGGTGTGCTCGCGCTCATGCAGATGGCCAAGACCAGCCAGGCGCTGGGGCAGCTCGACGAGGCGGGCGTGCTGACGGTCACCATCGTGACCGACCCTACGTTCGGTGGTGTGGCCGCCTCGTTCGCGACCCTGAGCGACGTGATCATCGCCGAGCCAGGCGCGCGCCTGGGTTTCGCGGGCCGCAGAGTCATCGAGCAGACCATCAGGGAGTCGCTGCCAGCCGACTTCCAGACGGCGGAGTTCCTGCTGGAGCACGGCATCGTCGACGCGATCCGGCCCCGCCACGAGCTGCGGTCAACGCTGGCCCGGCTACTCTCCGCCGCCACACGTAGCGGTGCCGCCCATGCCGGCGCGCGGGAACCGGCCACCGCGCTGGTCACCGATCCGGGGGAGCTGGCCGACCGGCACCCGTGGGAGACCGTCCGGGCCGCCCGCAGCCTCGACCGACCATCCACTCTGGACTACATCGGTATGCTGGTGAGCGAATTCGTCGAGTTGCACGGCGACCGGCTCGGCTCCGACTGCCCCGCCGTCGTCGGCGGTGTCGGCTACCTCGCCGACGTGCCGATCGTCGTGATCGGCACACAGAAGGGCCACACCGCGGCCGAGCTGACCGAGCGCGGCTACGGTATGCCCAGCCCCGCAGGCTATCGCAAGGCGGCGCGGCTCATGCGGCTCGCCGCGAAGCTGGGCCTTCCCGTCGTCACCTTGATCGACACCGCCGGTGCGCACCCCGGCGCGGACGCTGAACGCAACGGGCAGTCCGTCGCCATCGCCGAGAACCTGCGACTCATGGCGGGCCTTCCGGTGCCCACGGTGGCCGTCGTCATCGGCGAGGGCGGCAGCGGGGGAGCGCTCGCCCTCGCTGTCACGAACCAGGTGCTGATGTGTTCCAACGCCGTCTACTCGGTGATCAGCCCAGAAGGGTGTGCCTCGATCCTGTGGAAGGACACCGAGGCCGCGCCACGCGCGGCCGAGGCCCTGCGCGTCGATGCGCGCAGTCTGCTGGAACTCGGTGTGATCGATGGCGTGGTTCCCGAGCCGCACGGAGGCAGCGGCGCCGACCACGCGGCCGCCGCCTCGGCGCTGCGGGAGGCACTGACCGGCGTCCTGCACGAGTTGATGCCCCTGGACGCGATGACCATCGTCGTCGACCGCCGGGCTCGGTTCCGCCGTTTCGGCATGGCGCCGAACGTGGAGGACGCACAAGACATCGAGGATGCCGAGCAGAGGGAGACCGCGTGA
- a CDS encoding PDR/VanB family oxidoreductase has protein sequence MNLELVVAAKKPVADGVVLLDLRPRGCLSLPQWQPGAHIDLVLGNGLVRQYSLCGDPADRSRYLLAVLREPRGRGGSRHVHDRLAAGDMVEVGGPRNHFPLVAAERYLFLAGGIGITPLLPMVAAADARGAAWRLVYGGRTRAAMAFHADLANRFPGRVVVCPQDETGLLDLEAELSTPRPGTVVYCCGPEPMLAAVERACAGWPPGALHVERFAPKPHGGTAEAFEVELAGSGRVLSVPADRTVLQVLEAAGVLVLSSCEEGTCGTCETGVLEGVPDHRDSVLTDAERAEGRSLMVCVSRSRTPRLVLDL, from the coding sequence GTGAACCTCGAACTGGTGGTGGCCGCGAAGAAGCCGGTCGCCGACGGAGTCGTGCTACTCGATCTGCGACCGCGTGGCTGCCTGTCGCTACCGCAGTGGCAGCCGGGTGCGCACATCGACCTCGTGTTGGGCAACGGCCTGGTGCGGCAGTACTCGTTGTGCGGGGACCCCGCCGACCGCTCCCGGTACCTGCTGGCCGTGCTGCGCGAACCGCGGGGCAGGGGTGGTTCGCGGCACGTGCACGATCGGCTCGCCGCCGGCGACATGGTCGAGGTGGGCGGGCCGAGAAACCATTTCCCGCTGGTGGCGGCCGAGCGCTACCTGTTCCTCGCGGGCGGGATCGGCATCACGCCACTGCTGCCGATGGTCGCGGCGGCTGATGCTCGGGGCGCAGCCTGGCGACTCGTCTACGGAGGCCGGACCCGGGCGGCCATGGCCTTCCACGCCGACCTCGCCAACCGCTTTCCCGGCCGGGTTGTGGTGTGTCCGCAGGACGAAACGGGCCTGCTCGACCTCGAGGCCGAGTTGAGTACGCCTCGGCCGGGCACGGTTGTGTATTGCTGCGGCCCCGAACCGATGCTGGCGGCGGTGGAACGGGCGTGTGCAGGCTGGCCACCGGGCGCCCTGCACGTCGAGCGGTTCGCCCCGAAACCGCACGGTGGCACCGCCGAGGCGTTCGAGGTGGAGCTGGCGGGCTCCGGCAGGGTGCTGAGCGTGCCCGCGGACCGGACGGTGCTGCAGGTGCTGGAGGCTGCCGGAGTGCTCGTGCTGTCCTCGTGTGAGGAGGGCACGTGCGGAACCTGTGAGACGGGGGTGCTCGAGGGAGTGCCCGACCACAGGGACAGCGTGCTCACCGACGCGGAGCGGGCCGAGGGTCGTTCGCTCATGGTTTGCGTGTCACGCTCCCGCACACCCAGGCTGGTGCTGGACCTGTGA